In Candidatus Poribacteria bacterium, the DNA window CCTCATCAATTCCTCCACTCTCTTCCTTCTTTTATCGGCAGAAAGGCCGCTGAACTCCAGCACAGCATGAAGGTTCTCCTCCACCGTGAGCTTCCTGAAAATGGACGGCTCCTGTGAGAGATATCCGATCCCCATTCTGGCGCGTTTATACATAGGGAGGGAGGTGATATCGCGCCCACCTAGGGTCACGCGTCCTCCGTCAGCCCTGACTATCCCGATTATCATGTAGAAGGTGGTGGTTTTACCTGCCCCGTTCGGGCCCAGCAGCCCGACCACTTCCCCCTGCTCTAGCTCGATGCTGACGTGATCGACCACCACTCGTTTGTAGTATCGCTTCACCAGATCGTGCGTGGCGAGTTTCATTGTTCCGCCTTTTTCTCCTTGAGCTGTACCTTGAACCTCACCCCGCCCTTGCCGAAACGCCTGCCGGTTTTGCGGTCATACTTGACATATGGGGCTTCCACCCTGTCGGAACCTCTGATAACGACGACTGAGCCCGATAGCTCTATGATATCGTTGGCTTCGTCCAAGATCGCCTTATCACACTTGGCGATCAGGTCCCCGTCCTTCATATCCACATGTCCCGTTGCTATGGTCTTGAGCACATCGCCCGTTTTGGGGTCTCTATGTACCTCAACCTGATCGGCGTAGAGGTAACCGTTCTCCCTGATCATCCTGACGTTTCCCCTGAATATAATCACACCGTCCTTCTCGTTCTCCTCGTACTCATCGGCGCTGCCGACTATATATCCCTTCTCCGGTTTCACCTCCTCGGCCGCCGGTTTCCGTTTCCCCTCCTCAACCCATGCCACCTGAGAGAGGATCAACAGGAGGATGAACGGGAGCAGATATCCGAAAGCCTTAATCCTCCGGTGTTGGAGGAAGTTCCTCGACATGTTTCTCATCCTCGGACCTCACGTTGAATTTCACGTCTTTAAGCTCGACGAACTTCATGTTCGGATCGGAGATCATCTCACGCCCCCACATCGTCGATTTGCCCTTTACCACCTTCACCTCTCCGGGGGCGAGCAATTTGTCCTGAGAATCCCTCCAGACGACCTCCTGAGTGTAAAACCTGCCTTTACGGGAGATCCCCTCTACGTTCCCTGTTATCCTGATGTCCTCCCTGTTTTGATCGACCTCCCCTTCTTCGCCTTTGATCACGGCCGCCTTTTTACCCTTATCGAATATCACCAACAGGGGATCTGTGATCCGTACCCTGCCGTCTTTCAGGAAAATCGCCTCTTTTCCCCCGACGCGCCACCTGAGCCTGCCATCTCTCCTGTGTTCCGCGCTAAACCCCCAAAGCTGATAGTTCAGCTTCTTCTCCGATTCGGAGGGAGATCTGATTTCCTCGTTCGAACAGCTGATAAAGAAGAGAGCTAACAGGGGCAGGATCAGGAGCTTCCTCAATGCTCTCTCCACCTCCGGTGCATCCATATCCACTGATGCGGATACCTTCTGATGAACCCCTCCACCATCCCGGTCAACCTCTGCGTATCTGCTCTGACATCCCCCGTCGGTCTGACCGGTTCCCCTATGAATATTCTATGCCTCTTCCCCTCTCTCGCTATGAAAGCGGGGACGATCGGCGCTCCGGTTTTCATCGAGATCAGCACCGGTCCCACCGGCGTATAAGCCGGTCGGCCGAAGAAGTCCACGAAAACCCCTTCCGATCTGGTATCGATATCGGCCAGCAGGGCAAGTATCTGATTTCTCTTAAGCGAGAGCAGGGCCGATTTAAGCCCCCTCTCCCTGGGAAACGGCCTGAAACCGGCGGCAGATCTGAGGGAGTTTACGATCCTATCCAGCCGTTTAACCCTCAACTCTCTGACGATGGCGTTCACCTTATATTCATGTGCTGCCAGCGCCGCTCCTAAAAGCTCCCAATTCCCGAAATGAGCGGTCAACAGCAGAACTCCCTTTCCGAGCGATAAGGCCCTATCCAGATTCTCCCTGCCTTCAAGTCGAACCATCCGCATCAGCTCCGAA includes these proteins:
- the lptB gene encoding LPS export ABC transporter ATP-binding protein, whose product is MKLATHDLVKRYYKRVVVDHVSIELEQGEVVGLLGPNGAGKTTTFYMIIGIVRADGGRVTLGGRDITSLPMYKRARMGIGYLSQEPSIFRKLTVEENLHAVLEFSGLSADKRRKRVEELMREFGVEHLAHQKAYTLSGGEQRKVEVARTLAMSPSFVLLDEPFAGIDPIVVHDLKQIILQLRDKGLGILLTDHNVADALDVVDRAYLIADGKILLSGTPEELVENETARRLYFGEEFKL
- a CDS encoding LptA/OstA family protein, with protein sequence MRNMSRNFLQHRRIKAFGYLLPFILLLILSQVAWVEEGKRKPAAEEVKPEKGYIVGSADEYEENEKDGVIIFRGNVRMIRENGYLYADQVEVHRDPKTGDVLKTIATGHVDMKDGDLIAKCDKAILDEANDIIELSGSVVVIRGSDRVEAPYVKYDRKTGRRFGKGGVRFKVQLKEKKAEQ
- the lptC gene encoding LPS export ABC transporter periplasmic protein LptC — translated: MRKLLILPLLALFFISCSNEEIRSPSESEKKLNYQLWGFSAEHRRDGRLRWRVGGKEAIFLKDGRVRITDPLLVIFDKGKKAAVIKGEEGEVDQNREDIRITGNVEGISRKGRFYTQEVVWRDSQDKLLAPGEVKVVKGKSTMWGREMISDPNMKFVELKDVKFNVRSEDEKHVEELPPTPED
- a CDS encoding lysophospholipid acyltransferase family protein gives rise to the protein MSRRVKPIKSVKHLIYPLVARLLIRLIGGLTPESGLRIGKTLGDLLWRFDRKGREIALRNLSSSFPGRSSGEIRKIARLCYRNIGMNIAEFGRFSSLTRSELMRMVRLEGRENLDRALSLGKGVLLLTAHFGNWELLGAALAAHEYKVNAIVRELRVKRLDRIVNSLRSAAGFRPFPRERGLKSALLSLKRNQILALLADIDTRSEGVFVDFFGRPAYTPVGPVLISMKTGAPIVPAFIAREGKRHRIFIGEPVRPTGDVRADTQRLTGMVEGFIRRYPHQWIWMHRRWREH